A single region of the Corticium candelabrum chromosome 15, ooCorCand1.1, whole genome shotgun sequence genome encodes:
- the LOC134191368 gene encoding uncharacterized protein LOC134191368, producing the protein MWLQMREGFVCCAMVYLAEVFWVSRPFTSRGVLVHNSEQKKITFDEFGDIECSGVEPSYLPSQFEIAFVKENVSKSGHVVCILSRSFGLQKNYFVALKGSGEGMKFTVENAGTDDSFRLKVLFYYERRFLFQSASFPSTIW; encoded by the exons ATGTGGCTACAAATGCGGGAGGGATTCGTTTGCTGCGCTATGGTTTACTTGGCGGAAGTGTTCTGGGTGTCCAGGCCGTTCACGAGCCGAGGTGTGTTAGTTCACAACTCTGAGCAGAAGAAAATAACCTTCGACGAATTTGGTGACATCGAATGCTCTGGCGTTGAGCCCAGTTACCTGCCATCACAATTCGAGATTGCCTTCGTCAAAGAGAATGTCAGCAAGTCTGGTCATGTCGTTTGTATACTCTCCCGATCCTTTGGTCTGCAGAAAAACTACTTTGTGGCTCTGAAGGGCAGTGGTGAAGGAATGAAATTTACAGTAGAG AATGCTGGAACTGACGATTCCTTCAGATTAAAAGTTTTATTTTACTATGAGCGACGATTCCTATTCCAAAGTGCATCGTTTCCAAGCACTATTTGGTGA